Within the Arthrobacter sp. UKPF54-2 genome, the region GTGCTCGGACTTTTCCTCGCGTTCGGCCTTGATGTGCAGCATGCCTTCGCTGACAGACACGTCGACGTCCTTGTCGGGATCGATGCCAGGAACCTCGGCACGCACCACCAGGGTATTGCCGTCCTGGAACTGCTCGACCTTGATGGTCGAGGCCATTGTGAGGTCGCCGTCGAGGAAGCGGCGGACAGGCTCGAGCATGTCCGACGGCGCCCACTTGCTGAGATCAGCCATGATCAAAATCCTCCTGGGTCCATGCCCCTGCCGTGCGGCGGTGAGGGGCTGTGGCACCATTACACGCCCCCGCCCGCAGCCCCGCCTAGGGCCAAAGGCCCGGTCCGGCCCCTAGTGGCCCATGCCCAGACCGCCGTCGACCGGGATGACCGCCCCGGAAATGTACGCGGCCTCGTCGCTCGCGACCCAGCGGACGACGTCGGCGACCTCTGACGCCTCGGCGAAGCGGCCCGCGGGGACCTTGGACAGGTAGTCCTTCTGTGTGGTCTCCGGAAGCTCGGCGGTCATGTCCGTGTTGATGAAGCCCGGGGCCACCACGTTGGCGGTGATGCCGCGGCCACCGAGTTCGCGGGTGAGCGAGCGGGCAATGCCGACGAGGCCGGCCTTGGACGCCGAGTAGTTGATCTGGCCCGGGGCCCCGTACAGGCCGGAGACGGAGGAGATGAGAACCACGCGGCCTTTGCGAGCCCGAATCATGCCCTTGGAGGCACGCTTGATCACGCGGAAGGCGCCGGTGAGGTTCGTGTCGATCACCGAGGTGAAGTCGTCCTCGCTCATCCGCATCAGAAGCGTGTCCTTGGTGATGCCGGCGTTGGCCACCAGCACCTCCACGGGGCCGTGCGCCGCTTCGACTTCGGCGAACGCTGCATCCACCGACGCCTCGTCGGTGACGTCGGCCTTCACGCCGAGGATGCCTTCCGGGAGGGTGGCCTCGCTGCGGTAGGTGACGGCAACCTTGTCGCCGTTGGCGAGGAAGGATTCGGCGATGGCGAGGCCGATGCCCCGGTTCCCGCCGGTGATGAGGACGCTGCGGCCGGTGGACGATGCTTCAGTCATGCTGGACTCCGGTTTCTGCGGCGCGCTCGCACCGCGGGTGGGGGCTGGATTTTCCTGCCTCCGATCTTAGCCTCCGGTGTCCGCCTGCCCCGCGTCGGTGACCGCGGCCGTTTGGGCGCCCCCGCCGATGGTGAGAGAATCGAAGCAAGCCTATGGAGCGTGATCTGACAGCCGTGACAAACAAGAACCGACCCGGTGAGCGGACGTCCGGGGAGGACTCCGGCGACACCGAGGTCCACAGCATTACCGACGCCGCCGCCGCGCACTCGGAAGAGATGCGCCAGCGGATGGTCAAGTACGCCGTGGCCATGGGCATCCGCATGGTCTGCCTGGTCCTGGTGTTTGTGGTGGACGGCTGGTTCAAGATCCTGCCCGTGATCGGCGCCGTCTTCCTGCCCTGGTTTGCGGTGGTGATTGCCAACGGCAGCGACCACGCCGAAGTCCACAGCGACTCGCTGATCGACTTCGTGCCGATGGGCGAGCTGGACGCGCCCCGGGACGAGGCAACGGCGGCCCAGGTGCCGCCGTCGGCGGACGCGTCCGTCACCCTGCTGCAGGGCGAGCTGATTGACGACGACGATGAGGACCACAGGCAGGCTGCTTCATGAACCTTTTTGACCTGGCCGGCGCCGCCCCTGCTTCCGTGATGTGCTCCCGCAAGGCGTGCCGTGCCGACGCCGAGTGGCAGCTGCTCTGGAACAACCCCAAAATCCACACCCCGGAACGCCGGAAGAGCTGGCTCGCCTGCGCCGAACACCGCGCCTGGCTGGAGGATTATCTGCAGACCCGGGGCCTGTGGAAAGAGACTGTTCCGTTGTCCGCCGCCGTCGGCGACGCCGCCGTCGGCGACGCAGGCAGGGCCGGCTGAATGTACCGGTTCCTGTTCTCCAGCAAGTGGCTGGGCTACCTGTTGCTGGCCGCCATCTTCGCGACCGCCTGCGTGTTCCTGGGCCGCTGGCAGATGGACCGCCGGGCGGAAACCCTGGCGGAAATCAACCGCGTGGTCTCCAACTATTCCGCCACCCCGATTCCGTTCGCGGCCGCCCGGGACCAGTTCCTCAAGCTCGACGCCGAGCGTGAATGGACGCAGGTGGAGCTGCGCGGCAGCTACGACACCGCCGGCCAGCGGATAGTCCGCAACCGCCCGCTCAACGGCCAGCCAGGCTACGAGGTGGTGGTCCCCTTCAAGCTCGAGTCAGGCGAGACGGTGGTGATCGACCGCGGCTGGCTGCCGATCGGCAACAAGACCCCCGGCAGCCCCGACTCTGTGCCCGCCCCGCCGTCCGGAACCGTCACCGTGGTGGCCCGCCTCAAACATTCGGAGCCGGAACTGCAGCGCGGCGCCCCGGACGGGCAGCTCGCCTCGATTGATCTGGCCGCCTACTCCGCCCAGCTCGGCTACCCCGTCCTCACCGGAGCGTACGGCCAGCTGGCCTCGGAAACCCCGGCCGCGGCGGAGATGCCGGTCGGCTTCCCCAAGCCCTCCACCGAGGAGGGCACCCACTTGTCCTACTCGCTGCAGTGGTTCGCCTTTGGTGTGCTGATGTTCGTCGGCTTCGGCTACGCGGCACGGCAGCAGGCTCGGAACGCCGAGATTGATGCGGAGGACGCCGGGGACTACGAGGACAACGCTTCTGCCCGGACCCCCGGCGGCTACCTGCACGCGAGCAACCCGACGCCCCGCCGTCGGCCCGTCCCCCGTAAGCGGAAGAATGCCACCGCGGAGGAAGAGGAAGACGCCATCCTTGACGCCCAGGGATTCTGAAGGAGCACACCATGGACCCCGACGCCGTAGCGAACGTCCGGCGCGCGCTGCTCGCGGCCGGCTCGGCCGACACCGTCGCCGTCTTTGAGACGCAGGTGCCGACCGCGGCTGCCGCCGCGGCAGCTTTGGGCTGCGATGTCGCGGCGATCACCAACAGCCTGGTCTTCGACGTCGACGGCGCTCCCCTGCTGATTCTGGCCAGCGGCGCGGCACGGGTCGACACCGGCAAGGTGGCCGCACAACTTGGGTCGGGCAAGATCCGCCGTGCAAGCCCCGATTTTGTCCTCGCCCACACCGGCCAGCGCGTCGGCGGCGTAGCCCCGATAGGCCACCCGGAGAAGATCAGGACAATCCTGGACCAGACCCTCAAGAACCACCAGCTCCTCTGGGCCGGCGCCGGAGACCACAACTCCATGTTCTCCATCACCTACCAAGACCTCCACCGCATCACCAACGCACAAGAAATGCCCGTCCGCTAACACCGCGGTACTGACCCGACCGCGGCGAAGTTGAACGTTCCCCAGCGCAACGGTGACGTGACCGCAAGCGCCGAACGCGAGCGATTTGCGTAGCGTGCGTCTAAGCGAGGGACGAGCGAGCACGCGGCAAATCGCGCGCGCGAGGCGCGGACCCAACCGCGGAGCGGAAGCGAAGAGCGAACCCGGCCGAGGGGCCTACGCCAACGTGATGAGGTCCAGGTAGTCCTCGTTCCACAGGTCCTCGACCCCATCAGGCAACAACACCACGCGCTCCGGATTAAGCGCCTCGACGGCGCCTTCGTCGTGGCTGACCAGCACCACGGCGCCGGTGTAGTTGCGCAGCGCACCGAGGATCTCGGAGCGGCTGGCCGGGTCGAGGTTGTTGGTGGGCTCGTCGAGGAGCAGCACGTTCGCGCTGGACGCGACGATGGTGGCCAGGGCGAGCCGGGTCTTTTCGCCGCCGGAGAGCACACCCGCGGGCTTGTCGACGTCGTCGCCGGAGAACAGGAACGAGCCGAGGATGCCGCGGACCTCGGAGTCGTTCATGTCCGGGGCGGCCGAGCGCATGTTCTGCAGCACGGTGCGGTCGACGTCGAGCGTCTCATGCTCCTGCGCGTAGTAGCCCACCTTCAGGCCGTGGCCGGGGATGACTTCGCCGGTGTCCGGCTTGTCGACGCCGGCGAGCATCCGCAGCAGCGTGGTCTTGCCGGCGCCGTTAAGGCCCAGGATGACCACCTTGGAGCCGCGGTCGATCGCGAGGTCGACGTCGGTGAAGATCTCCAGCGAACCGTAGGACTTGGAGAGGCCGTCGGCGGTGAGCGGAGTCTTGCCGCAGGGCGACGGGTCCGGGAAGCGCAGGGCGGCCACGCGGTCGTTCTCGCGGACCGCCTCGAGGCCGCCGAGCAGCCGTTCGGCGCGCTTGGCCATGTTCTGCGCCGCGACGGCCTTGGTGGCCTTCGCGCGCATCTTGTTGGCCTGGTCCATCAGGACCTGGGCCTTCTTCTCGGCGTTGGCGCGTTCGCGCTTGCGGGCGCGCTCGTCGGTCTCGCGCTGGGTCAGGTAGCGCTTCCAGTCCATGTTGTAGAAGTCGATCTGCGCGCGGTTGGCGTCCAGCAGGAAGACCTTGTTCACCGTGGCCTCGAGCAGTTCGGTGTCGTGGCTGATCACGATCAGGCCGCCCTGGTGGTTCTTCAGGAACTCCCGGAGCCAGGCGATGGAGTCGGCGTCGAGGTGGTTGGTGGGCTCATCGAGCAGCATCGTCTCGGCGTCGGAGTACAGGATGCGGGCGAGCTCCACACGGCGGCGCTGGCCGCCGGAGAGGGTCTTCAGCGGCTGGTTCAGCAGCCGGTCCGGAAGGGCGAGGTTCGAGCAGATCGCGGCGGCCTCGGCCTCGGCAGCGTAGCCGCCGGCGGCGAGGAACTCGGATTCGAGCCGGTCGTAGCGGTTCATGGCCTTGCGCTGGACGGTGGGGTCCTCGCTGGCCATCTCCTCGTGCGCGGTCCGGAGCTTGCCGACGGCGATGTCGAGTCCGCGGGCGGAGAGAATCCGGTCCCGGGCCAGCTGCTCCATGTCCGGGGTGCGCGGGTCCTGCGGCAGGTAGCCGATCTCCCCGCTGCGAGTGACCTTACCGGCGGCGGGGAGGCCCTCGCCGGCCAGCACGCGGGTCAATGTGGTCTTGCCTGCACCGTTACGGCCGACGAGGCCGATCTTGTCTCCCTTGTCGATCCGGAAGCTCACCTGGTCCATAAGCAGACGGGCGCCGGCGCGCAGTTCGAGATCCTGGACGGTAATCAATGCAGCTAAGGCCTTTCACAACGGGGAACGCCGCGGCACAACGAATGGAAACTGGACGGGGCCGGGGCGGTGTGGCCGAGAGGACGGCCCCTACCAGTCTACCGGCAGCTCCCCCGGCGGCTGACATCGGGAAAGGCCGCGGACGACGGCGGCGCTGCCCGCCGCCTCCGGGTTCTTCTTGGCGTGGTGGTCCAGCAACGGGCCCGGGGTTTAGTGGAAGGCCTACAAAATACCCAAGCTGACGCCGCCGTATCGTCGGAGGTGAGACCCGCACGCGCTGATGCGTGCCTGCCCCTCTTCGTGACAGGACAACCATGAGCAAGACTGAGCACAGCACCGCCGCCACCTCACGGCCCGCCGCCGGAACCACGTCCGGGGCCGGTTCCTCCCCCGCCACCGGCCGGCCGGGCCGCCGCCGGCGCTGGAACGCGACCGACCTTGGGCTGATCGCCGTGTTCGCCGCCCTCGTTGCGGTGTCCGCCGTCGTGCCCGCCATCCCCGTCGGGGCACTCGGCGTCCCGATCACCGTCCAGACCCTGGCCGTTATGCTCACCGGCCTCGCCCTCGGACCCGGCCGGGCGTTCGCCGCCGTCGGGCTGTACGT harbors:
- a CDS encoding ABC-F family ATP-binding cassette domain-containing protein, which gives rise to MITVQDLELRAGARLLMDQVSFRIDKGDKIGLVGRNGAGKTTLTRVLAGEGLPAAGKVTRSGEIGYLPQDPRTPDMEQLARDRILSARGLDIAVGKLRTAHEEMASEDPTVQRKAMNRYDRLESEFLAAGGYAAEAEAAAICSNLALPDRLLNQPLKTLSGGQRRRVELARILYSDAETMLLDEPTNHLDADSIAWLREFLKNHQGGLIVISHDTELLEATVNKVFLLDANRAQIDFYNMDWKRYLTQRETDERARKRERANAEKKAQVLMDQANKMRAKATKAVAAQNMAKRAERLLGGLEAVRENDRVAALRFPDPSPCGKTPLTADGLSKSYGSLEIFTDVDLAIDRGSKVVILGLNGAGKTTLLRMLAGVDKPDTGEVIPGHGLKVGYYAQEHETLDVDRTVLQNMRSAAPDMNDSEVRGILGSFLFSGDDVDKPAGVLSGGEKTRLALATIVASSANVLLLDEPTNNLDPASRSEILGALRNYTGAVVLVSHDEGAVEALNPERVVLLPDGVEDLWNEDYLDLITLA
- a CDS encoding beta-ketoacyl-ACP reductase; protein product: MTEASSTGRSVLITGGNRGIGLAIAESFLANGDKVAVTYRSEATLPEGILGVKADVTDEASVDAAFAEVEAAHGPVEVLVANAGITKDTLLMRMSEDDFTSVIDTNLTGAFRVIKRASKGMIRARKGRVVLISSVSGLYGAPGQINYSASKAGLVGIARSLTRELGGRGITANVVAPGFINTDMTAELPETTQKDYLSKVPAGRFAEASEVADVVRWVASDEAAYISGAVIPVDGGLGMGH
- a CDS encoding Hsp20/alpha crystallin family protein, producing MADLSKWAPSDMLEPVRRFLDGDLTMASTIKVEQFQDGNTLVVRAEVPGIDPDKDVDVSVSEGMLHIKAEREEKSEHKSKTGYRSEFRYGSFVRSIALPAGAKEEDITASYKDGVLEVRAPAPVAAPGEPSKKIRVDRG
- a CDS encoding YbaK/EbsC family protein, translating into MDPDAVANVRRALLAAGSADTVAVFETQVPTAAAAAAALGCDVAAITNSLVFDVDGAPLLILASGAARVDTGKVAAQLGSGKIRRASPDFVLAHTGQRVGGVAPIGHPEKIRTILDQTLKNHQLLWAGAGDHNSMFSITYQDLHRITNAQEMPVR
- a CDS encoding SURF1 family protein yields the protein MYRFLFSSKWLGYLLLAAIFATACVFLGRWQMDRRAETLAEINRVVSNYSATPIPFAAARDQFLKLDAEREWTQVELRGSYDTAGQRIVRNRPLNGQPGYEVVVPFKLESGETVVIDRGWLPIGNKTPGSPDSVPAPPSGTVTVVARLKHSEPELQRGAPDGQLASIDLAAYSAQLGYPVLTGAYGQLASETPAAAEMPVGFPKPSTEEGTHLSYSLQWFAFGVLMFVGFGYAARQQARNAEIDAEDAGDYEDNASARTPGGYLHASNPTPRRRPVPRKRKNATAEEEEDAILDAQGF
- a CDS encoding DUF3099 domain-containing protein encodes the protein MERDLTAVTNKNRPGERTSGEDSGDTEVHSITDAAAAHSEEMRQRMVKYAVAMGIRMVCLVLVFVVDGWFKILPVIGAVFLPWFAVVIANGSDHAEVHSDSLIDFVPMGELDAPRDEATAAQVPPSADASVTLLQGELIDDDDEDHRQAAS